In Patescibacteria group bacterium, a single genomic region encodes these proteins:
- the lexA gene encoding transcriptional repressor LexA: protein MYPQYKQKIIAFYERHKRMPAYAEIMALVGFKSKNAVYKLVNRLVEEGIVQKDATGRLVPNSLFSEVPFLGLVEAGIPTNADTLSDTMSLDDYLVGERSKTFVLEVKGDSMIEEGIKEGDLVIVERRGEPKDGDIVIAEIDGGWTMKYFRKRGGKTYLEPANRTMKAMYPEYDLKVAAIVRGVVRKY, encoded by the coding sequence ATGTATCCGCAGTACAAACAAAAGATCATCGCCTTCTACGAACGCCACAAGCGCATGCCGGCCTATGCCGAGATCATGGCACTTGTCGGTTTCAAATCGAAGAACGCGGTGTATAAATTGGTGAATCGTCTGGTGGAGGAGGGGATCGTGCAGAAGGATGCTACCGGCCGCCTCGTGCCGAACAGTCTCTTCAGTGAGGTGCCGTTTCTTGGATTGGTGGAGGCTGGTATTCCAACCAACGCAGACACGCTTTCAGATACCATGAGTCTCGATGATTATCTGGTCGGTGAACGCAGCAAGACCTTTGTTTTGGAAGTGAAAGGCGATTCAATGATCGAAGAGGGGATTAAAGAGGGCGATCTAGTAATCGTCGAGCGACGTGGTGAGCCGAAGGATGGTGATATTGTGATCGCCGAGATCGATGGTGGTTGGACGATGAAATATTTTCGCAAGCGCGGTGGTAAAACATATCTTGAGCCAGCCAATCGCACCATGAAGGCGATGTATCCAGAATACGACCTCAAGGTGGCTGCTATTGTGCGCGGAGTGGTGCGAAAGTACTAA
- a CDS encoding class F sortase has translation MSFFETAPRAAAYSDVSIGIPVQIKIPSIHVDAPIEAVGLTSGSALGIPKDSANVAWHKLGPRPGEKGSAVITGHFGWNNNLPAVFDNLSLMQKGDLISTEDGNGRMTEFVVRSIRIYGSDETIPEVFVSDDGKAHLNLITCTGVWDVLKQTYSQRLVVFAERKI, from the coding sequence ATGAGTTTTTTCGAGACAGCCCCTCGAGCTGCCGCTTATTCTGATGTGTCTATCGGAATTCCCGTTCAAATCAAAATACCAAGTATACATGTTGATGCTCCCATCGAAGCTGTCGGCCTCACTTCTGGAAGTGCACTGGGCATTCCAAAAGATTCAGCGAATGTCGCTTGGCACAAACTCGGTCCTCGCCCAGGAGAAAAGGGAAGTGCAGTCATCACCGGACATTTTGGCTGGAATAATAATCTGCCGGCAGTGTTTGATAACCTGTCTCTCATGCAAAAAGGTGACCTCATTTCTACCGAAGACGGAAATGGTCGAATGACGGAGTTTGTTGTGCGCTCAATTCGAATCTATGGCTCGGACGAGACTATCCCCGAGGTGTTTGTCTCAGATGACGGAAAAGCGCACCTCAATCTCATCACTTGTACAGGAGTTTGGGATGTCTTGAAGCAGACATATTCTCAGCGACTTGTTGTGTTTGCCGAACGAAAAATCTAG
- a CDS encoding sigma-70 family RNA polymerase sigma factor, whose translation MSIECVTDGDRLTRVLLNTWRVTKCIWHHHDFEKGLNSHAYFKVHDREIGADLVQDTFLKTWKYLAKGGKIDVMKSFLYHVLNHLIIDQYRKNKASSLDDLLEKGFEPAAPDSERLINTLDGKRAIALIQLLPVKYQKIMRMRFVQDLSLEEMATLTGQSRNAMAVQVHRGIEKMKILHSGA comes from the coding sequence TTGAGTATCGAGTGTGTAACTGACGGTGACAGGCTCACTCGCGTTTTGCTGAACACCTGGCGCGTTACGAAGTGCATCTGGCACCACCACGACTTTGAGAAAGGCCTTAATTCGCATGCATACTTTAAAGTCCACGACCGTGAGATCGGAGCAGACCTAGTACAGGACACATTTTTGAAAACATGGAAGTATCTCGCCAAGGGGGGCAAGATCGATGTCATGAAGTCTTTCCTCTATCACGTTCTCAACCACCTCATTATCGACCAGTATCGAAAAAATAAAGCCTCGTCACTCGACGATCTTCTCGAAAAAGGTTTTGAGCCCGCAGCACCCGACTCTGAGCGTCTCATCAACACATTGGACGGCAAGCGAGCGATCGCCTTGATCCAGCTTTTGCCGGTGAAATACCAGAAAATCATGCGCATGCGCTTTGTGCAAGATTTGTCACTCGAAGAAATGGCGACTCTCACCGGACAATCGAGAAATGCCATGGCCGTGCAGGTGCATCGCGGAATCGAAAAGATGAAAATCCTCCATAGCGGCGCCTAG
- a CDS encoding MOSC N-terminal beta barrel domain-containing protein: MNLTVASLRLYPIKSCQGVLTDFLNLGLSGPFMDRSYVLTDENGLFLSQRTVPEMAMIRASVGRSPESGFALQVSAPNMCRYFIPVSHGESVLLPEFKRRTVTIHKDQCEAVDLGDTHARWFSTFLGRSCRLVRQNSKQPRLRTPSSVGHEIQVSFADGYPLLVTTVASLADLNRRIHERGAEPVPMDRFRPNIVLDGCDAYDEDLWPRLRIGDVVLTAANKCVRCVVTTADQLTGKRGHEPLRTLATYRKGTDGGVEFGRNFIVTKPGMVNVGQSAEVLT; encoded by the coding sequence ATGAACCTCACAGTTGCAAGTCTCCGCCTCTACCCAATCAAGTCCTGTCAGGGCGTATTGACCGACTTTCTCAACCTTGGACTTTCTGGCCCTTTCATGGACCGAAGCTATGTCCTAACGGATGAGAACGGGCTATTCCTCTCCCAGCGAACAGTGCCGGAAATGGCCATGATTCGTGCATCTGTCGGCCGCAGTCCGGAAAGCGGTTTCGCTCTTCAAGTCTCGGCGCCTAACATGTGTCGCTACTTCATCCCTGTTTCGCATGGAGAATCCGTCTTGCTTCCCGAATTCAAAAGGCGCACCGTCACGATCCACAAGGATCAATGCGAGGCAGTGGACCTGGGAGACACCCACGCACGATGGTTCTCGACCTTCCTCGGTCGATCATGCCGCCTAGTGAGACAAAATTCCAAGCAACCACGTCTTCGCACGCCGAGTTCGGTCGGACACGAGATTCAGGTCAGCTTCGCCGACGGCTATCCGCTCCTCGTCACCACAGTCGCCTCGCTCGCAGACCTCAATCGCCGCATTCATGAGAGAGGTGCCGAGCCAGTGCCGATGGACCGCTTCCGTCCCAATATTGTTTTGGATGGTTGTGATGCCTACGACGAAGATCTTTGGCCCAGGCTGAGGATCGGCGATGTTGTGCTCACAGCGGCAAACAAGTGCGTGCGCTGTGTTGTGACCACAGCAGACCAGCTCACCGGCAAGCGCGGCCACGAACCACTTCGAACTCTCGCCACCTACCGCAAGGGCACTGACGGAGGGGTGGAATTCGGCCGCAACTTCATTGTGACAAAGCCTGGCATGGTCAATGTCGGCCAAAGCGCTGAAGTGCTCACTTGA
- the cyaB gene encoding class IV adenylate cyclase, whose protein sequence is MREIEIKLRVPDLEPIEAKLRALGCAISAPLTQTDINFIHRDDVRWFEPLDSEWVYPRLRIQSQTDTNGNKETETLIFTIKKPLRNESDCREHELHVDDPEEVRGMMDMFGYKEGVTVKKVRRTTSLQDYAFTLDAVEKLGNFIEIERVITDQEAAQQGAEKIQEEMTAFAEKMFGLKRIQVVLQGYDIQMYYAQK, encoded by the coding sequence ATGCGCGAGATTGAGATTAAGCTGCGAGTGCCTGACCTCGAGCCCATAGAGGCTAAGCTGAGGGCACTTGGCTGTGCCATCTCTGCCCCACTCACCCAGACCGACATCAATTTTATTCATCGGGATGATGTGAGGTGGTTCGAGCCATTAGACAGCGAATGGGTGTATCCACGTCTCCGTATCCAAAGCCAAACAGACACAAATGGAAACAAGGAAACCGAGACGCTCATATTCACGATCAAAAAACCTCTCAGGAACGAGAGCGACTGCCGTGAACACGAGCTTCACGTGGATGACCCTGAGGAAGTACGTGGAATGATGGATATGTTTGGTTACAAAGAGGGTGTCACCGTAAAGAAGGTTCGTCGTACCACCTCACTCCAAGACTACGCTTTTACTCTCGACGCCGTCGAAAAGCTCGGAAACTTCATTGAGATAGAGCGAGTCATCACCGACCAGGAAGCCGCGCAGCAGGGCGCCGAGAAAATTCAAGAGGAAATGACGGCCTTTGCTGAAAAAATGTTTGGGCTCAAGCGCATCCAAGTCGTCCTTCAAGGTTACGATATCCAGATGTATTACGCGCAGAAATAA
- a CDS encoding UbiA family prenyltransferase, whose amino-acid sequence MLDFLKHLRLNYQFFILSGPFLLGGLFSPRTTILQFLIQFISIHGLLFGGVTAYNSYYDKDTGPIGGLEHPPIMKKWMLYASWGLQGAGLLIALVSGWVFSILYVISVLFFWLYSSPHTRWKGSPTMSFVAIGIATVVCSFGFGYISFGGQIFNYNLLIAAFGATCLVLSMYPLSQLYQIEADKKRGDTTFAVKYGLKGVRTSFIAFFDLGGLLLSYSFLKISNSVSVISLLVEVCVGLYVYTVLKKVSSDESAYKKIMKTKYISGMAFSIMILTLFFFT is encoded by the coding sequence ATGCTAGATTTTCTTAAGCACCTCAGATTGAATTATCAGTTTTTTATTCTCTCAGGGCCATTTTTGCTGGGCGGCTTATTTTCCCCTAGAACAACCATTTTGCAATTTTTGATCCAGTTCATCTCAATCCACGGACTCTTATTTGGAGGCGTCACTGCATATAATTCCTACTACGACAAGGATACTGGCCCAATCGGAGGATTGGAACACCCACCGATAATGAAAAAGTGGATGCTCTATGCATCTTGGGGACTTCAAGGCGCTGGTCTTCTTATTGCTTTGGTGAGTGGCTGGGTATTTAGCATTCTTTATGTAATCAGTGTCCTATTTTTCTGGCTATACAGCAGCCCACATACCCGCTGGAAAGGCAGCCCCACTATGAGTTTCGTAGCCATCGGAATAGCAACGGTAGTATGTTCTTTTGGTTTTGGGTATATTTCTTTTGGTGGTCAGATTTTTAACTACAACCTACTAATAGCAGCATTCGGTGCCACCTGTCTTGTCCTAAGTATGTATCCGTTATCACAGCTATATCAGATCGAGGCAGACAAAAAACGTGGGGATACCACATTTGCTGTTAAATACGGCCTGAAAGGGGTTAGGACTTCTTTTATTGCGTTTTTTGATTTAGGCGGATTACTTTTGTCATACTCTTTTTTAAAAATTTCAAATTCTGTTAGTGTGATTTCTCTTTTAGTGGAAGTCTGCGTTGGGTTATATGTATATACCGTATTAAAGAAGGTGTCTTCAGACGAGAGTGCTTATAAAAAAATTATGAAGACAAAATACATCAGTGGAATGGCCTTCTCGATAATGATCTTGACACTTTTCTTTTTCACATAA
- a CDS encoding DUF167 family protein → MYVKIRVKASAKEERFMRKTRDHFEISVREAAERNLANGRVLELVARHFKLPVGKVRIISGHHSPSKILSVDVGD, encoded by the coding sequence ATGTATGTAAAAATCCGGGTAAAAGCCAGCGCCAAAGAGGAGAGGTTTATGCGGAAGACCCGCGATCATTTTGAGATTTCGGTGCGCGAGGCGGCGGAGCGTAACTTGGCGAATGGCCGAGTGCTCGAGCTAGTCGCCCGACATTTCAAGTTGCCGGTAGGGAAGGTCAGGATCATCTCTGGACATCATTCGCCCTCAAAAATCTTGAGTGTCGATGTTGGTGATTGA
- the raiA gene encoding ribosome-associated translation inhibitor RaiA, whose translation MRITTKATNTTLTPAILQYVEKKIGNVEKLIDEAHRDAARADVEIEVTTHHHKAGESQFRAEVNLHAGDMHLRAEELHADLYAAIDAVKDEITRSIVSKKGKQQSRLRRGGQKIKDMLKGFPWRG comes from the coding sequence ATGCGTATCACTACCAAAGCGACGAACACCACGCTCACTCCGGCCATCCTCCAATACGTCGAGAAGAAGATAGGTAATGTGGAAAAGCTTATCGATGAAGCGCACCGAGATGCGGCGCGGGCGGATGTTGAAATTGAAGTCACTACCCATCACCACAAGGCGGGTGAGTCGCAGTTTCGCGCTGAAGTAAATCTTCACGCCGGCGACATGCATTTGCGCGCAGAAGAATTACACGCGGATCTGTACGCGGCGATTGATGCAGTGAAAGACGAAATCACTCGCAGTATCGTCTCAAAGAAGGGAAAGCAACAGAGCCGATTGCGACGTGGCGGACAGAAGATCAAGGATATGCTTAAGGGTTTTCCTTGGCGAGGTTAG
- the fmt gene encoding methionyl-tRNA formyltransferase gives MSTDPKLHIAFFGTPEFAVDILNELEKVGLSPALVVTNPDKPKGRKLVLTPPPTKVWAEKRGVRVAQPDTLRDGKLLQELRKERWDLFIVAAYGKIIPKEYVDLPLHRTLNVHPSLLPKFRGASPIQSAVIADERHTGVSIMMLDEEMDHGPILGQEEHVVKEWPKVDELERALAQKGGALLARLIPQWIDRTIEAVPQEHHLATYTKKISKIDGLINLETIAADPFAAFRKIQAYAGWPGAYFMEPENKRVIISDATFENNELTIHKVIPEGKKEMTYATYRTQKA, from the coding sequence ATGAGCACTGATCCAAAATTGCATATCGCTTTTTTCGGTACGCCAGAATTCGCCGTCGATATTTTGAATGAATTAGAAAAAGTCGGGCTCTCGCCGGCACTCGTGGTCACCAACCCAGACAAACCAAAAGGCCGCAAGCTTGTCCTCACTCCCCCGCCTACGAAAGTGTGGGCCGAGAAGCGTGGCGTCAGGGTCGCTCAGCCCGACACCCTGCGAGATGGCAAGCTGCTTCAAGAATTACGTAAAGAGCGATGGGACCTTTTCATCGTTGCTGCATACGGCAAGATCATCCCAAAGGAATACGTCGACCTGCCGCTTCATCGCACGTTGAACGTACATCCGTCGCTATTACCAAAATTCCGTGGTGCTTCACCGATCCAATCAGCCGTGATCGCGGACGAAAGGCATACCGGTGTGTCTATTATGATGCTCGATGAGGAGATGGACCATGGGCCAATCCTCGGCCAAGAAGAACATGTTGTGAAGGAATGGCCAAAAGTGGATGAACTCGAACGCGCGCTCGCGCAAAAGGGCGGAGCCCTGCTCGCGCGCCTCATCCCGCAATGGATCGACCGCACCATCGAAGCCGTACCCCAGGAGCACCATCTTGCAACCTATACCAAAAAGATTTCAAAGATCGACGGCCTGATCAACCTCGAAACTATCGCCGCCGACCCCTTCGCCGCCTTTCGAAAAATCCAAGCCTATGCCGGCTGGCCAGGTGCGTATTTTATGGAACCCGAAAACAAGCGTGTCATTATCAGTGACGCGACTTTTGAAAACAACGAGCTCACCATCCACAAAGTGATCCCCGAGGGCAAAAAGGAAATGACGTACGCGACCTATCGAACGCAAAAAGCCTAG
- the def gene encoding peptide deformylase translates to MKPILQKEAPVLRQHAKPVPLKDIGGARLNAILKDMREALAKEADGVGLAAPQIGVPLRMFVISELVFSSLREKGGTDEKGDTGAARQLVYINPEIIATSKDKKQMEEGCLSVRPLFGKVRRASKATIRAYDEHGNAFERGASGLLAQIFQHEVDHLDGILFIDKAKDIREMPVPEQIQTHEH, encoded by the coding sequence ATGAAGCCGATACTCCAAAAGGAGGCTCCTGTCCTCCGCCAACATGCCAAACCGGTGCCTCTGAAGGACATCGGCGGTGCTCGTCTGAACGCGATCCTGAAGGACATGCGCGAGGCTCTCGCCAAAGAAGCCGATGGCGTGGGTCTCGCCGCCCCGCAGATCGGAGTGCCGCTGCGCATGTTCGTTATCTCCGAACTCGTGTTCTCCTCACTCCGCGAGAAAGGAGGTACCGATGAAAAAGGAGATACCGGGGCCGCTCGACAGCTTGTATATATCAATCCGGAGATTATCGCGACCTCGAAAGACAAAAAGCAAATGGAGGAAGGGTGCTTGAGCGTTCGGCCGTTGTTTGGCAAGGTGCGCCGCGCGTCAAAGGCCACGATCCGAGCATACGACGAGCACGGCAACGCCTTTGAGCGCGGCGCCAGCGGACTTTTGGCCCAGATCTTCCAACACGAAGTCGACCATCTCGATGGCATCCTTTTCATCGACAAAGCGAAAGACATCCGAGAAATGCCCGTACCGGAGCAGATCCAGACACATGAGCACTGA
- the murA gene encoding UDP-N-acetylglucosamine 1-carboxyvinyltransferase yields the protein MHRDCLIIEGLAGKKSLKGKVQINGAKNAVLKAMAASVLFADELVIANAPDTEDVKKLAHLLHLAGAEVSMDAAKKEIRINASTIVSTDLDHETTKAMRGSVMLTGPLLARFGKVSFNVPGGCVIGARPIDLYIDAYKKLGAKVVVSGDHYTIDVGQEKNLVGAEIFFALQTVGGTETLMMASVLAKGTTVLKNCAMEPEIVSLAEFLVQCGAKISGIGSPTMTIVGVGLLNADGKKYHTIPDRIEAGSFLLLGALCADDLLIERCNPLHLESVTSALQNAGVLLVIGKDSIYITANAKTKWANVSSFSVRTHEYPGFPTDLQPQMVAFLAHTAGEGIMFETIYEGRFKYVQDLIRMGADITEMNPREVLVRGFGGEDATQKNGETKMLLALGKDEPLQAHDIRAGFAVVMAALVAKGTSVIQNAYYIDRGYEKLEERLAALGATIRREK from the coding sequence ATGCATAGAGATTGCTTGATTATCGAGGGATTGGCAGGAAAAAAGTCGCTGAAAGGGAAGGTGCAGATTAATGGCGCCAAAAATGCCGTACTCAAGGCCATGGCGGCGAGTGTGCTGTTTGCCGATGAATTGGTGATTGCGAACGCGCCGGATACCGAGGATGTGAAAAAACTCGCACATTTGTTGCACTTGGCCGGTGCAGAGGTGTCGATGGACGCGGCAAAAAAAGAAATTCGCATCAATGCTTCGACGATTGTTTCCACCGATCTTGACCACGAGACTACCAAAGCAATGCGAGGCTCGGTGATGCTCACTGGCCCGCTGCTCGCACGTTTCGGCAAGGTATCTTTCAATGTTCCTGGCGGTTGCGTGATCGGTGCGCGGCCGATCGACCTGTATATTGATGCCTACAAAAAGCTCGGCGCGAAGGTGGTGGTGAGCGGTGATCATTACACAATCGATGTCGGTCAAGAGAAAAATCTTGTCGGCGCGGAGATCTTCTTTGCGTTGCAGACCGTGGGTGGCACTGAAACTTTGATGATGGCCTCGGTATTGGCGAAAGGTACGACCGTTTTGAAAAATTGTGCGATGGAGCCGGAGATCGTGAGTCTCGCTGAATTTTTGGTGCAGTGCGGTGCGAAGATTTCGGGAATTGGTTCGCCGACCATGACCATTGTTGGCGTAGGTCTTTTGAATGCCGATGGCAAAAAGTATCACACGATCCCTGATCGCATTGAGGCGGGAAGTTTCTTGTTGCTTGGTGCGCTGTGTGCAGATGATTTGCTCATCGAGCGTTGCAACCCGCTTCATCTTGAGTCGGTCACTTCGGCTTTGCAGAATGCCGGCGTGCTTCTGGTGATCGGCAAAGACTCAATTTATATTACAGCTAATGCGAAGACGAAATGGGCCAATGTTTCCAGCTTCAGTGTGCGGACTCATGAGTATCCAGGGTTTCCGACCGACCTACAGCCGCAGATGGTGGCGTTTCTTGCGCACACGGCAGGCGAGGGGATTATGTTTGAGACGATCTATGAAGGACGATTTAAATATGTGCAGGACCTCATCCGTATGGGCGCCGATATCACCGAAATGAATCCGCGAGAGGTGTTGGTGCGAGGGTTTGGTGGCGAAGATGCGACTCAAAAAAATGGCGAAACAAAAATGCTGCTTGCGCTCGGCAAAGATGAACCGTTACAGGCACACGACATTCGCGCCGGCTTTGCGGTGGTGATGGCGGCTTTGGTGGCGAAAGGCACTTCGGTAATCCAGAATGCTTACTACATCGATCGCGGGTACGAGAAGCTCGAAGAGCGCCTCGCTGCGCTCGGCGCCACTATTCGACGGGAGAAATAG
- a CDS encoding type II toxin-antitoxin system PemK/MazF family toxin, which produces MENDRKHTEIGYKKDFDAWNALQIRIHSDFKGNAFVQGEVWLAYLGVNIGREQDGPPPAFLRPVLIIKRCNQRLCWILPLTRQRPKYLTHHEITRVGEPPSFVVFEHLRSVDSRRLKKKLFQLAAEEVEAIRKRLRDLL; this is translated from the coding sequence GTGGAAAACGATCGGAAACATACTGAAATAGGATACAAGAAAGATTTCGACGCATGGAATGCGCTGCAGATACGAATTCACTCTGATTTCAAGGGGAATGCGTTTGTTCAGGGTGAGGTGTGGTTGGCCTATCTCGGTGTGAACATCGGCCGTGAGCAAGATGGACCACCCCCAGCTTTTCTACGTCCAGTTCTGATTATCAAAAGATGCAATCAAAGGTTGTGTTGGATACTGCCACTTACACGCCAACGTCCAAAATATCTAACGCATCACGAAATTACACGTGTCGGTGAGCCGCCTAGTTTTGTCGTATTTGAACACCTCCGTTCGGTCGACTCCCGTCGTCTCAAAAAGAAGTTGTTCCAATTGGCTGCGGAAGAGGTCGAGGCGATACGAAAACGCCTCAGAGATTTGCTCTGA
- a CDS encoding rod shape-determining protein, which translates to MALFTKKIGIDLGTANTLVFLPGKGIVLNEPSVVAVSEQDNRILAVGLEAKAMIGRTPDNIIAYRPMKDGVIADYRVTEAMLRYYMNKALGKWNLLKPEVMISVPAGVTSTERRAVIEAAIKAGAKNAYVVKEPILAAIGAGIPIYEARGHMVVDIGGGTTDVAVISLGGIVSSTSVKCAGNRIDAAIADYVKKTFNLSIGDKMSEDIKINIGSAVPLDEELVMVVKGRDFITGLPRTAEVKTNEIVKAIGKELRDMIKAIKDVLQETPPELSADIIDNGITMTGGSSMLRNFPELVYRRTGVKAVLAKDALYCVAKGTGIALEHLDTYKKSIITKR; encoded by the coding sequence ATGGCGCTTTTCACGAAGAAAATCGGTATTGACCTTGGCACGGCGAACACGCTCGTTTTTTTGCCTGGGAAGGGAATTGTGTTGAATGAGCCCTCGGTGGTGGCCGTGTCCGAGCAGGACAATCGCATTCTCGCGGTGGGTCTCGAAGCGAAGGCGATGATCGGTCGCACACCCGACAATATCATCGCGTATCGTCCGATGAAGGACGGCGTGATCGCGGACTATCGCGTGACCGAGGCGATGCTGCGCTACTACATGAACAAAGCGTTGGGGAAGTGGAATCTGCTCAAACCGGAAGTGATGATCTCCGTGCCGGCGGGCGTGACCTCGACTGAACGGCGAGCGGTGATCGAAGCGGCGATCAAGGCCGGCGCCAAAAATGCGTACGTCGTGAAGGAGCCGATCCTCGCGGCGATTGGCGCCGGCATTCCTATTTATGAAGCTCGCGGGCATATGGTGGTGGATATTGGAGGTGGTACCACCGACGTGGCAGTGATCTCGCTTGGCGGCATCGTGTCTTCGACTTCAGTGAAGTGTGCAGGTAATCGTATCGACGCCGCTATCGCCGACTATGTGAAGAAGACCTTCAACCTTTCGATCGGCGACAAAATGTCCGAAGATATCAAAATCAATATTGGTTCAGCGGTGCCTCTCGATGAAGAGCTGGTGATGGTGGTGAAGGGCCGTGATTTTATTACTGGTCTGCCGCGCACTGCCGAGGTGAAGACGAACGAGATCGTGAAAGCGATTGGCAAGGAACTCCGCGACATGATCAAGGCGATCAAAGATGTATTGCAGGAGACCCCGCCGGAGCTTTCGGCCGACATCATCGACAACGGCATCACGATGACCGGCGGCTCGAGCATGCTCCGCAATTTCCCCGAGCTCGTGTATCGCCGCACCGGTGTGAAAGCTGTGCTTGCGAAAGATGCTTTGTACTGTGTGGCGAAAGGCACCGGCATCGCCCTCGAACACCTCGACACCTACAAGAAATCGATTATTACAAAGCGGTAA
- the frr gene encoding ribosome recycling factor yields MAYNFAPFKDKIKHTEDWLRKEYTAIRTGQASPAVLDNVMVESYGSMMPVSQVASIAIEDSKSLRVAPWDASLIKEIEKALVASGLGLSIRTDEKGVRASFPALTEERRTALIKLAKEKLEEARISLRKEREPVVKDLEGQQKAGTMQEDEAKRMLKEVQKLVDEANKKFDEIRAKKEAEIQS; encoded by the coding sequence ATGGCATACAATTTCGCTCCGTTTAAAGACAAGATCAAGCACACCGAAGATTGGCTTCGCAAGGAATACACTGCTATCCGTACTGGTCAGGCGAGCCCTGCTGTGCTCGACAATGTGATGGTGGAATCATATGGCTCAATGATGCCGGTTTCGCAAGTGGCGAGCATTGCGATCGAGGATTCGAAGTCGCTGCGAGTCGCGCCGTGGGACGCATCGCTCATTAAAGAGATCGAGAAGGCATTGGTCGCTTCCGGCTTGGGCTTGTCGATCCGTACCGATGAGAAGGGTGTGCGAGCATCGTTCCCGGCTCTCACCGAAGAGCGTCGTACTGCCCTTATTAAATTGGCGAAAGAGAAGCTCGAAGAGGCGCGAATTTCTTTGCGTAAAGAGCGCGAGCCAGTGGTGAAGGATCTCGAGGGGCAGCAGAAGGCTGGCACGATGCAGGAGGATGAGGCGAAGCGTATGTTAAAAGAGGTGCAGAAGCTTGTCGACGAAGCCAACAAGAAATTCGACGAGATCCGCGCGAAAAAGGAGGCAGAAATTCAGAGCTAA